TTGATCCTCGAATGCGAAATCCTTGATGTTGCGCCCGGTCTTCTCGCCGAGAGGATTGGCAGCACCGGCAAGGCCAAGCCATTCGGTGTGGCAGTGCAACTGCACGTCGTGACCAGCATCGAGGACGGGCGCGACGATATCCTCGATCGCTGCGACACCCCATTGCAGGGCCGGCATCGGATCAACGAAGAAGACACCTTTTTGACCAAACCGATTAAGCAGATCGAGCTTGTGCGTTATGCCGGCAGGGCCATCGGGGGTGATGCACGCCACGGACCGCGCGAAGTTTTCCGCGCGATCAACTGCACCCGGCCCGTTCGCTAGGCCGGACGAGTATTCCGTGTCGATAGTGATATACACCGTGGTCATGCGCGCAATTCTGCGGTTGGTACAGCTTTGGCTGCCCACCGAACTCCCGATTCATCCAATCGCGACGCTCTATCAGAACGAAGTTAATGCCGGGTTTGGGGGCTATATTCCGCCAGGAGTAAAGTCGTGGCCAGCGGTCGCCAGTGCATCACACAGCGTGTGGACGCAGCTCGCCAATTCCTCCGCATCGGTGGAGCGGACAACGAAGTTGGCCCCGACCTTGCCATCCCGGAAGAATGGATAGCTGCCGATCTGGCACTGTTCATGGGCCTGCTCGGCCTCGCGCAGGATATCGGCAACTTCGCTTTCGGCAGTCCAGCATCCGACTGTCTCGCTCTTGAGTGGCATCCCGCCTTCGAGCGTCCCAGTCAGAGCGTCGAGCATGCCTGCGGTTATGTGCGGTACGCCCGCCATCAAGTGGACATTTCCGATCCGGATGCCGGGCGCGCCGGACATGCGATTGGGGATCAGTTCAGCGCCATCGGGCACCCTGGCCATACGAAGGCGCGCTTCGGTCAGCCCACCCTTGTCGGTATAGTATTTTTCCAGGATTGCGCGCGCCTTGGGGTGGACGACGACACCCACGCCGAGAGCCTGCGCGACGGCATCGACTGTGATGTCATCATGGGTCGGCCCGATGCCGCCGGTGGTGAACAGATAGTCGTTCTCAGCCCGCAGTGTGTTTACCGCCTC
This is a stretch of genomic DNA from Parerythrobacter jejuensis. It encodes these proteins:
- a CDS encoding competence/damage-inducible protein A, with the translated sequence MSASNPDRVYTAGLVVIGDEILSGRTHDKNIAQVASWLQVQGIRLAEVRVVPDVQDKIVEAVNTLRAENDYLFTTGGIGPTHDDITVDAVAQALGVGVVVHPKARAILEKYYTDKGGLTEARLRMARVPDGAELIPNRMSGAPGIRIGNVHLMAGVPHITAGMLDALTGTLEGGMPLKSETVGCWTAESEVADILREAEQAHEQCQIGSYPFFRDGKVGANFVVRSTDAEELASCVHTLCDALATAGHDFTPGGI